A genome region from Triticum aestivum cultivar Chinese Spring chromosome 2B, IWGSC CS RefSeq v2.1, whole genome shotgun sequence includes the following:
- the LOC123046619 gene encoding pentatricopeptide repeat-containing protein At2g15980 has product MHAAVRAAAPSGDATADPSSPYFIDDAHPYAAAAASALTSHRAKTKWSQLASLPLPDPLPASAVSAVLLLLRHRPHVALSFHQFALRRLLPARSPPPLIFSASAAHVAAASRLRRAAISVLSSATCHYSPSQIFNALAATYRRFASAPFVFDLLLLAYLRSRREPLAAASIARRYLSSGACPLPSTVALLFRSLPCAESALEMYRQIYTLPGPRTNRVLQPTAQTFNSLLLAFYRHGKCQDFDIVLDEMDRYSCKHNVGTYNIRMAACCDDREMEKARGLWDEMVQGGIQPDVTSYNTMIGGYCAAGEMGMAEEMYKDMEISGIEPSVTTFEWLVRGHCRTGDVDAAMLVRVDLRRRGFGMAAEVVEEMVDRLCQKRRVEEALDILRAEMKREEFTPSRGSYEVLIRGFCEKGEVEVAMRLQAEMAGKGFKAGAEVYHAFIRAYEKDEDHEMVERLRKEMAAIGIEDGSDLDCIQ; this is encoded by the coding sequence ATGCAcgccgccgtccgcgccgccgcgcccagcgGAGATGCCACCGCCGACCCTTCCTCGCCGTACTTCATCGACGACGCCCACCCGtacgcggccgccgccgcctccgcgctcaCCTCCCACCGCGCCAAGACCAAGTGGTCCCAACTCGCCTCCCTCCCGCTCCCCGACCCCCTCCCGGCGTCCGCCGTctccgccgtcctcctcctcctccgccaccggCCCCACGTAGCGCTCAGCTTCCACCAGTtcgccctccgccgcctcctccccgcccGCTCCCCTCCCCCGCTCATcttctccgcctccgccgcgcACGTCGCGGCCGCCTCCCGCCTCCGGCGCGCGGCCATATCCGTCCTCTCCTCCGCCACCTGCCACTACTCCCCCTCCCAGATCTTCAACGCCCTCGCCGCCACCTACCGCCGCTTCGCGTCGGCCCCCTTCGTcttcgacctcctcctcctcgcttacCTCCGCTCCCGCCGCGAACCCCTCGCGGCGGCCTCCATCGCGCGCCGCTACCTTTCCTCCGGCGCCTGCCCCCTCCCCTCCACCGTCGCGCTGCTCTTCCGCTCCCTTCCCTGCGCCGAGTCCGCCCTCGAGATGTACCGCCAAATCTACACGCTTCCGGGTCCAAGAACCAACCGCGTGCTCCAGCCTACGGCGCAGACCTTTAACTCCCTCCTCCTCGCTTTCTACCGCCATGGCAAGTGCCAAGATTTCGACATTGTGCTCGACGAAATGGACAGGTACTCCTGCAAGCACAATGTGGGCACTTACAACATTCGGATGGCCGCGTGCTGTGATGACAGGGAGATGGAGAAGGCGCGAGGATTGTGGGATGAGATGGTTCAGGGAGGGATCCAGCCAGATGTCACCTCATACAACACGATGATTGGTGGGTATTGTGCTGCCGGGGAGATGGGGATGGCAGAGGAGATGTATAAGGACATGGAGATTTCTGGGATTGAGCCAAGTGTGACAACATTTGAGTGGTTAGTCAGAGGGCATTGTAGGACAGGGGATGTTGATGCTGCGATGCTTGTTCGCGTAGACCTCAGAAGGAGGGGATTTGGTATGGCAGCGGAGGTTGTCGAGGAGATGGTTGATAGATTGTGTCAGAAGAGGAGAGTCGAGGAGGCATTAGATATTTTGAGGGCAGAGATGAAGAGGGAAGAGTTCACACCGAGTCGGGGAAGCTATGAGGTGCTGATAAGGGGATTTTGTGAGAAAGGGGAAGTGGAGGTGGCGATGAGACTCCAGGCAGAGATGGCCGGGAAGGGATTCAAAGCCGGTGCTGAGGTATACCATGCTTTTATCCGCGCTTATGAGAAGGATGAGGACCACGAGATGGTTGAGAGGTTGAGGAAGGAAATGGCAGCGATTGGCATTGAGGATGGAAGTGACCTGGATTGTATACAATGA